From the Thomasclavelia ramosa DSM 1402 genome, the window AGGATTGATCTTTAATAAAAAAAGAAAAGATAAAAAAGTTGCTAATGAAATAATTGAAGCAAGAATAGTAGATAAAGGAGAATAGAATGGAAACAGTAAATATTATTATTGAAATGGAAGATGGCGGAGTGATGAAAGGTGAGTTATATCCTGAAATTGCTCCAATTAGTGTGGAAAACTTTTTAAAATTAATTGATCAAGATTTTTTTGCAGGGTTAATATTCCATCGTGTTATCCCAGGATTTATGATTCAAGGTGGAGGATATGATAAAGATTTCAACCATCATGAGGCTGACAGTATTAAAGGTGAATTTAGAAGTAATGGAGTAGCTAATGATTTATTACATACTCGTGGTGTATTATCAATGGCTAGAACAATGGTTCCTGATTCAGCATCATCACAATTTTTTATCATGCATGCTGATGCTCCTCATCTTGATGGTGACTATGCGGCTTTTGGGAAAATCACGGAAGGATTAGAGGTTGTTGATCAAATTGCTAATGCTCCTAGAAATATACAAGATTGCCCTAATCAGCCAATCGTAATTAAAACTATTAAAAGAGGATAAGGAAATGAAATTATTTATTTTAGAAAATTGTCCTCATTGTCGTAATGCACGGCGCTGGATTAAAGAATTGCAAGATGAAAACCCAGAATATAATCAAATTGAAATTGAATTGATTGATGAGCAAATCAATAGTGAATTAGCAGATCAGTATGATTATTATTATGTTCCAGCTTTGTTTGATGGGAATACTAAGTTACATGAAGGTGTTGCCAGCAAAGATGGTTTGAAAAAAATATTTGATCAATATTTAGGACATTAGTTTGTCCTTTTTATTTTAAATTTAATATAGTGTATGAGTAATCAAAGAATCTTATTACTATTTGATGTTTTATTGTAATATAGACAAAAAGCCTCGCTCAAGAGGCTAAGAGATTTTTAATAATTTGACCAAGTATTTTAATACCTTGATCAATTGTTTTTAGATCACAATTAGTATAATTTAATCGTAGAGTTGAAACGTTTCGTTCTTCTTCATAGAAAGGATCACCAGCAGCAATTGCGATGTCATGTTTGATTGCTTCATTTGCTAGAGCGACAGCAGTTAGTTTTTGGGGTAATGTGACCCATAAGAACATTCCGCCTTGGGGAATTGTATGTTTAACTTCAGCAGGGAAATACTTTTGAATACTAGTTATCATTTGTTCCGCTTGTTCTTTATAAAGTTTTTTTATTTTTTCAAGGTGTTGTTCAAGACTGTTATCACAAAGATATTGATGAAGGACCATTTGCCCAAAAATATTAGTATGAAGATCAACGATTTGTTTATAGGCTAAGAGCTTTTGCTTTAAATAAGAGTTTGAACAAGCAATCCAGCCTATTCTCATACCTGGAGAAACTGTTTTTGAGAAAGTTCCGAGCAGTATCGTTTGATCTTTTAGCAAGGGATAAATAGGTAAAAATGTTTCATCGTTAAAACGAAGATCACCATAAGGGTTGTCCTCAATAAAGATAGTGTTAGTTTTTTTAAGCAAATTTGCTAGAGCAATTCGGGTTTCATTGTCATAAGTTAAACCGGTAGGGTTTTGAAAAGTCGGGATAGCATAAAAGAATTTTGGTTTTTGTTCAAGATATGCTGTTAATTCCTGTAGGTCAATTCCGTGATGATTTAAAGTAACCGAGTTGATTTTTGGATTATAGAGATGAAATACTTGGAGTGCAGCTAGGTAACTAGGTTTTTCAATAAGAATTTTATCACCTTCATCGATCAGTACTGCCGATAAAATATCGAGTGCTTGTTGGGAACCGTTAGTGATAATAATATCATTGGCACTAATATCAATTCCTTGTTTCAAATATTGATGTGCAATAAATTGACGTAAGGGTAAATATCCTTCTGGAATACTATACTGCATAGCGATTGTACCATGCTGATCAAGTACTTTTTGTGTGGCTGCTGCCATTTCCTGAGTGGGAAAAGAGATGGGATTAGGTAATCCACCGGCGAAAGAAATCAAATTAGGCTTGTTAGTCGCTTGTAGCATCATGTCTAAAAAATCTCCTTGAAAATCGGGTCGGGTAGAGCGAGTTGAATAATTAAATGTTTTCATTTTAAATTTCCTCCTTTAGATAAAATAAAAACCCTAAGCACTTATGCTAGGGCGAATAGATTATCCGTGGTACCACCTAATTTCCAAATTTCTTTGGCTCTTGCTTCATGTACGGAGTTAAATACTCGATACACTATCCTGATAACGTAGGAAATACGTTGAAGTCTACTTAAGTTTCCTTGTTCGATTCACTGCTCGAAGGCTACCTTCAATAATTATGTTGTAAAGATTTTCACCAGCCATCTTTTCTCTAAAACTCCATAATTATTTACTCTTCCCTGTCATTGCATTTGTACTTGGATGTTTATTTTTACTCATAATAGTCCTATTTTAAAGAAATGTC encodes:
- a CDS encoding glutaredoxin domain-containing protein; the protein is MKLFILENCPHCRNARRWIKELQDENPEYNQIEIELIDEQINSELADQYDYYYVPALFDGNTKLHEGVASKDGLKKIFDQYLGH
- a CDS encoding PLP-dependent aminotransferase family protein, with amino-acid sequence MKTFNYSTRSTRPDFQGDFLDMMLQATNKPNLISFAGGLPNPISFPTQEMAAATQKVLDQHGTIAMQYSIPEGYLPLRQFIAHQYLKQGIDISANDIIITNGSQQALDILSAVLIDEGDKILIEKPSYLAALQVFHLYNPKINSVTLNHHGIDLQELTAYLEQKPKFFYAIPTFQNPTGLTYDNETRIALANLLKKTNTIFIEDNPYGDLRFNDETFLPIYPLLKDQTILLGTFSKTVSPGMRIGWIACSNSYLKQKLLAYKQIVDLHTNIFGQMVLHQYLCDNSLEQHLEKIKKLYKEQAEQMITSIQKYFPAEVKHTIPQGGMFLWVTLPQKLTAVALANEAIKHDIAIAAGDPFYEEERNVSTLRLNYTNCDLKTIDQGIKILGQIIKNLLAS
- a CDS encoding peptidylprolyl isomerase yields the protein METVNIIIEMEDGGVMKGELYPEIAPISVENFLKLIDQDFFAGLIFHRVIPGFMIQGGGYDKDFNHHEADSIKGEFRSNGVANDLLHTRGVLSMARTMVPDSASSQFFIMHADAPHLDGDYAAFGKITEGLEVVDQIANAPRNIQDCPNQPIVIKTIKRG